One window from the genome of Acanthochromis polyacanthus isolate Apoly-LR-REF ecotype Palm Island chromosome 21, KAUST_Apoly_ChrSc, whole genome shotgun sequence encodes:
- the znf598 gene encoding E3 ubiquitin-protein ligase ZNF598 has protein sequence MDSTPTKEAEKNCVLCCQEVDIFALGKCDHPVCYRCSTKMRVLCDQKYCAVCREELDKVVFVKKLEAFQTLPYQQFPCEKKHDIYFGDEKIYAQYRHLLLATCPRCAEPKVFSKFEELEQHMRKQHELFSCKLCTKHLKIFSHERKWYNRKELARHRAHGDPDDTSHRGHPLCKFCDDRYLDNDELLKHLRRDHYFCHFCDADGSQEYYSDYQYLSEHFRESHYLCEEGRCATEQFTHAFRTEIDYKAHKAAAHSKNRAEARQNRHIDLQFNYAPRQQRRNEGMVSGEDYEEVRHNRGGKGRPQGGQKSWRYSREEEDRQMEAAMRASIAMRRQEERGAVQERSAPKHCREERTERTEPEEPRHRTGHVKPASKPVNKPPVRTMKSTNPGDEEDDFPALGATAAAPIVKSAPVVATAVHTALKEDDFPSLSTAAVSSPMTPAYSAQPRKTSSFQEEDFPALVSKIRPLKPTAGASSAWSNHTAVAKPTAHPPPSSRSAPPLSSSGPQLLSSSTSSSSRRKKKVGDNGKAASSHSPALSDDESGGMTQQEFRSVPTMLDISSLLTVKGGNSKASTVPSSSSNPTPNTDLSTSKANKKKKQKNTTAPSTSVSTVSGTSTTANTISVETAAQKENVPEKTLNKPLSNSVSAALPSGLANGYPEKSPPVSKATAVVTPSPIAEPSLEPEEEFPALMTKKPPPGFKTSFPLKASTSAPSSTMPPPPPGLGISAPKPPPGFTGIPLNSNVVEPSPSAVNPPPKVWSSGYLVPDDFHQRNLDLIQSIRKYLHDDESKFNQFKNYSAQFRQGVISAAHYHRSCKDLLGDDFNRIFNELLVLLPDTGKQQELLTAHGDCKAREKQSGAGGGKKNKNKKNAWQTPATVANAVAELDCQICPTCRQVLAPKDFNSHKTMHIGESEEFPSLQSISRIIS, from the exons ATGGATTCAACACCCACTAAAGAGGCCGAGAAGAACTGCGTCCTGTGCTGCCAAGAAGTCGACATCTTCGCCTTAGGGAAATGCGACCACCCGGTTTGTTACCGCTGCTCCACCAAGATGAGGGTGCTGTGCGACCAGAAGTACTGTGCCGTCTGCCGGGAGGAGCTCGACAAG GTGGTGTTTGTGAAAAAACTGGAGGCCTTTCAGACTCTGCCCTATCAGCAGTTCCCCTGTGAGAAGAAGCATGACATCTATTTCGGTGACGAGAAGATTTATGCCCAATACAG GCATTTGCTCTTGGCAACGTGTCCGCGCTGTGCAGAGCCCAAAGTTTTCTCCAAATTTGAGGAGCTGGAACAGCACATGAGGAAACAGCATGAGCTGTTCAGCTGCAAACTCTGCACAAAGCATCTCAAG ATCTTCTCCCATGAGCGGAAATGGTATAATCGAAAGGAACTGGCACGTCACAGAGCGCACGGAGACCCAGACGACACCAGTCACAGAGGACACCCACTGTGCAAATTCTGCGATGACCGTTACCTTGACAATGACGAGCTGCTTAAACACTTGCGCAGGGACCACTATTTCTGCCATTTCTGTGACGCAGACGGTTCACAGGAATACTACAG TGATTACCAGTATCTAAGTGAGCACTTCAGAGAGAGTCACTATCTGTGTGAGGAAGGTCGCTGTGCCACAGAACAGTTCACTCATGCATTCCGCACCGAGATTGACTACAAGGCCCACAAGGCTGCAGCACACAGTAAGAATAGAGCAGAGGCTCGACAGAACCGCCACATCGACCTGCAGTTTAACTACGCCCCGAGACAGCAGAGGAGAAATGAAG GTATGGTTTCAGGTGAGGACTATGAGGAGGTTCGTCACAATCGAGGTGGAAAGGGAAGGCCCCAGGGGGGACAGAAGAGTTGGAGATACTCCAG AGAAGAAGAGGACAGGCAGATGGAAGCTGCTATGAGGGCGTCTATTGCGATGCGTAGacaagaggagagaggagcagTGCAGGAGAGGAGCGCTCCCAAACACTGTAGAGAGGAGAGGACAGAgagaacagaaccagaagagCCCAGACACCGAACAGGACATGTTAAACCAGCAAGCAAACCAGTAAACAAACCTCCAG TAAGAACTATGAAGAGCACTAATCCAGGGGACGAAGAGGATGACTTCCCAGCTTTAGGAGCCACAGCTGCTGCACCCAT TGTAAAGTCAGCTCCTGTGGTGGCTACAGCAGTACATACAGCACTAAAAGAAGATGACTTCCCCAGCCTCTCAACTGCAGCGGTTTCATCACCCATGACCCCGGCTTACTCTGCCCAACCCAGGAAGACTTCTTCTTTTCAAGAGGAGGATTTCCCTGCTCTTGTCTCCAAAATCCGGCCCCTCAAACCTACAGCAGGAGCTAGCTCTGCTTGGTCCAACCATACTGCTGTAGCTAAACCCACCGctcatcctcctccttcctccagaTCTGCCCCTCCTCTATCATCCTCTGGCCCTCAGCTCTTGTCCTCCTCAACCTCGTCATCTTCACGGAGGAAAAAGAAAGTAGGGGACAATGGAAAAGCAGCGTCTAGTCACTCTCCTGCTCTTTCTGATGATGAGAGCGGAGGAATGACGCAGCAGGAGTTCCGGTCGGTGCCCACCATGTTGGATATCTCTTCTCTGCTCACTGTTAAAGGAGGTAACAGCAAAGCTTCCACTGTGCCCTCCAGCTCTTCAAATCCAACCCCCAACACTGATCTGTCTACCTCTAAAgccaacaagaagaaaaaacagaaaaacaccactGCACCCTCTACATCTGTGTCTACGGTGTCAGGGACCTCAACAACTGCAAATACAATCTCAGTGGAAACGGCAGCACAAAAGGAAAATGTCCCAGAGAAAACTTTGAACAAACCGCTTTCCAATTCCGTCTCAGCAGCACTGCCAAGCGGATTGGCTAATGGCTACCCCGAGAAATCACCTCCTGTTAGCAAAGCTACAGCTGTGGTAACCCCTAGTCCCATCGCAGAACCCAGTCTTGAACCAGAGGAGGAATTCCCTGCACTCATGACCAAGAAACCACCACCAG gcTTCAAGACCTCTTTCCCACTGAAGGCCTCAACTTCTGCCCCATCCTCCACAATGCCCCCTCCTCCACCGGGTCTGGGGATCTCTGCCCCTAAGCCTCCACCAGGATTCACAGGGATCCCTCTCAACAGCAATGTGGTGGAGCCTTCACCTTCTGCAGTCAACCC CCCCCCCAAGGTGTGGAGTAGTGGTTACCTGGTGCCAGATGATTTCCACCAGAGGAACCTGGACCTAATCCAGTCCATCAGAAAGTACCTCCACGATGACGAGTCAAAGTTCAACCAGTTCAAAAACTACTCTGCCCAGTTCAGACAG GGTGTGATATCAGCAGCCCACTACCACCGCAGCTGCAAGGATCTTCTCGGTGATGATTTTAACCGCATCTTCAACGAGCTGCTGGTACTCTTACCAGACACTGGCAAGCAGCAGGAGCTCCTGACTGCTCATGGAGACTGTAAGGCACGAGAGAAGCAGTCTGGGgctggaggaggaaagaaaaacaagaacaagaagaacGCCTGGCAGACGCCTGCTACAGTTGCGAACGCAGTAGCTGAGCTGGACTGCCAGATCTGCCCCACTTGCAGACAGGTACTGGCCCCCAAAGATTTCAACTCTCACAAAACCATGCACATCGGCGAGAGCGAGGAGTTCCCTTCCTTGCAGTCAATTAGTCGTATCATCAGCTAG
- the slc25a17 gene encoding peroxisomal membrane protein PMP34 → MTMASEVFSYESLVHAVSGAVGSVTAMTVFFPLDTARLRLQVDENRKAKSTPSILAEIVKEEGLLAPYRGWFPVICSLCCSNFVYFYCFHCLKASWQKGKQSTPRTDLITGIAAGIVNVLVTTPLWVVNTRLKLQGSNFRNADIRPTNYSGTLDAFVQIIRDEGVGALWNGTFPSLLLVLNPAIQFMIYEGLKRQLRKGVPRELSSLEVFLIGAVAKAVATTVTYPLQTIQSVLRFGQFNTSTEKSKLLSGLRAVKCLLLNRARRYGVLGLFKGLEAKLLQTVLTAALMFLLYEKIAACTFRAMGLNSNHYKKH, encoded by the exons atgacAATGGCCTCCGAGGTTTTTTCGTATGAGAGCTTGGTTCATGCTGTATCAGGAGCAGTG GGAAGTGTGACTGCAATGACAGTGTTCTTCCCTCTTGATACTGCCAGACTAAGACTTCAAG TGGATGAGAACAGGAAGGCAAAATCAACTCCATCCATCCTGGCAGAAATTGTCAAAGAGGAAGGGCT ACTTGCTCCTTACAGAGGATGGTTCCCGGTCATCTGCAGCCTCTGCTGCTCCAACTTTGTCTACTTCTACTGTTTCCACTGCCTAAAGGCCAGCTGGCAGAAGGGAAAACAGTCAACACCCAGAACTGACTTAATCACAGGCATCGCTGCAG GTATTGTGAATGTATTAGTGACCACCCCTCTGTGGGTGGTCAATACCAGACTGAAGCTTCAGGGCTCCAACTTTCGCAATGCAGACATCCGGCCCACCAACTACTCTGGCACTCTTG ATGCATTTGTGCAGATCATCCGTGATGAGGGTGTGGGAGCACTGTGGAACGGGACCTTCCCATCcctgctgctggtgctgaaTCCTGCCATCCAGTTCATGATTTACGAAGGCCTGAAGAGGCAGCTAAGAAAAGGAGTCCCTAGAGAG CTGTCATCTCTGGAGGTCTTcttgattggtgctgttgccaAAGCTGTTGCCACCACTGTTACGTACCCACTGCAGACGATACAGTCAGTTCTCAGG TTTGGTCAGTTCAACACATCAACAGAGAAGTCAAAGCTACTGTCCGGTCTCAGGGCTGTCAAGTGTCTGCTGCTCAATAGGGCGAG GAGGTACGGCGTGTTGGGTCTGTTTAAAGGCCTGGAGGCCAAGCTGCTGCAGACGGTGCTGACTGCTGCCCTCATGTTTCTTCTCTATGAGAAGATTGCCGCCTGTACCTTCAGAGCCATGGGACTGAACAGCAACCACTACAAGAAGCATTAG
- the rpusd1 gene encoding RNA pseudouridylate synthase domain-containing protein 1: MMATEPASLESLCVLYQSEDYIVVDKHWDIRIDSKMWYEKQTVQAQLRHHFPQLADPSTYYGFRFCHQLDFSTSGALCVALNKAAAGRAYCCFKDRTVTKVYLALLRGWVEEETQTLDFSIGKNSTEGKTHMMCIEGTEGCVNPKPCQTELIVLEYGMYDGDPVTKVLLQPLTGRTHQLRVHCSAISHPIVGDFTYSSGTDDAPYRMMLHAHLLHIPLELQPLHVTAGDPFVPSTDPKWVPERSLRTLTATVESLLERRVEQDRKSKEEERKREVERRKQSKKQRTEEESDEQRRQCQEWLTEWAGD, encoded by the exons ATGATGGCCACAGAGCCTGCAAGCTTGGAGAGCCTGTGTGTGCTGTACCAGAGTGAGGACTACATTGTGGTGGACAAACATTGGGACATCCGCATTGACAGCAAGATGTGGTACGAGAAACAGACTGTGCAGGCACAGCTTCGGCACCACTTCCCCCAGCTGGCAGACCCTAGCACCTACTATGGATTTAG GTTCTGTCATCAGCTGGATTTCTCCACCAGCGGGGCTCTTTGTGTTGCCCTCAATAAGGCTGCTGCCGGCCGGGCTTATTGCTGCTTCAAGGATCGCACCGTCACCAAAGTTTACCTTGCTCTG CTACGTGGGTGGGTTgaagaagagacacaaactctGGACTTCTCCATTGGCAAGAACTCCACAGAGGGAAAAACACACATGATGTGTATTGAGGGAACAGAAG GTTGTGTGAACCCTAAGCCTTGCCAAACTGAACTGATAGTGCTGGAATATGGGATGTATGATGGAGATCCTGTCACTAAGGTGCTTCTGCAGCCACTTACTG GCCGAACCCACCAGTTAAGGGTCCACTGCAGCGCTATAAGTCACCCCATCGTTGGTGACTTTACCTACAGCTCGGGAACAGACGATGCTCCGTACCGCATGATGCTGCACGCTCACCTCCTCCACATTCCCCTGGAACTCCAGCCCCTGCACGTCACTGCAGGAGACCCCTTTGTCCCCTCAACAGATCCCAAGTGGGTCCCAGAGCGCTCATTACGAACACTGACGGCTACTGTGGAGAGTCTGCTGGAGCGCAGGGTGGAGCAGGACAGGAAGAgtaaagaggaggagagaaagagagaggtggagaggaggaaacaaagcaaaaagcagAGGACTGAGGAGGAGAGTGATGAGCAAAGGAGGCAGTGCCAGGAGTGGCTGACCGAATGGGCTGGAGACTGa